From a single Lentimicrobium sp. L6 genomic region:
- the secDF gene encoding protein translocase subunit SecDF, which yields MQNKGAIRLFAIVFAAVCIFQLSFTFFARKAESNAVEYASAPEAVEMANVLANGNALKEGMLFDSISKAREKFYLDSLQNEVVFNILIREYTYKEVKEREINLGLDLKGGMNVTLEVSVPDIIVALSGKSKNVTFRKAIDMAREMQKSTDDAFLNLFRQSINEVDPNFSLATVFSTIDLKDKINYNSTNDEVFAVLEGEVDGAIDRTFNILNTRINRFGVSQPNIQQLATKGRILVELPGIKDPDRVRKLLQGTAQLEFWETWEFSEVVAYFAQANQTLAQKNAANKVLEKVAEDKAAEIVNEETAAETAAEVETATADAAEGNSLMDEIESDTTAIDEELAANQFYENNPIYEYLQPNFQQDPNSGQVYPAKGASVGYASVKDTSRVNAMLKMTKSIFPNNVRFMWTINPVEKGSDIHRLVAIKVTSRDGEPALGGDVIVDASQDFSPTGQVEVSMSMNAEGALTWKRLTGENIGRQIAIALDGFIYSFPNVNSEIAGGRSSISGGGMTVDEAQDIANILKAGKLPAPARIVQEEVVGPSLGQEAISSGLWSFVIAFMLVLAYMIFFYSRAGWVADLALIINLLFIFGVLASLGAVLTLPGIAGIVLTIGMAVDANVIIFERIKEEVNLGKGIRLAITDGYKNAYSAIIDGNVTTLLTAFVLYTFGSGPIQGFATTLIIGIFASLFSAIFITRIVFANLLDKNQVVKFSTKATKDFLKNTKIDFLAKRKIAYVISGILIVLSIGSLGVRGLSYGVDFAGGRTYIVRFDQSVNTTDIRESLATEFEQTPEVKTFGADSQVKITTQYLIDDNSDNVDEIIQNKLYTALKGFIGHEITYAQFAGDTDSEQMVGILSSQKVGPTIVDEIIRGAFMAIIFSLIIIFGYIAIRFKKWQYGLGGVAALFHDTIITLGIFSMFWGLLPFSMEMDQAFIAAILTIIGYSINDTVIIFDRIREFVGLHKKTPLKDNINDALNSTLARTINTSGTTLLVLLAIFIFGGEIIRGFTFALLVGVLVGTYSSLFTASPISYDLLGGDKLIAEKDSKTKK from the coding sequence ATGCAAAACAAAGGAGCTATACGTCTATTTGCCATCGTTTTTGCCGCAGTTTGTATATTCCAGTTGTCTTTTACCTTCTTCGCAAGAAAAGCTGAAAGCAATGCTGTTGAATACGCTAGCGCACCAGAAGCCGTTGAAATGGCAAATGTTTTAGCAAACGGGAACGCCCTGAAAGAAGGGATGCTTTTTGATTCTATCTCAAAAGCAAGAGAGAAATTTTACCTTGACTCTCTACAAAACGAGGTAGTATTCAATATTTTAATAAGAGAATACACCTACAAGGAAGTAAAAGAAAGAGAAATCAACTTAGGTCTTGACCTTAAAGGTGGTATGAACGTAACTTTAGAAGTTTCTGTTCCAGACATCATTGTTGCTTTATCGGGTAAAAGTAAAAACGTTACTTTTAGAAAAGCCATTGATATGGCTCGTGAAATGCAAAAAAGTACTGATGACGCTTTCTTGAATTTATTTCGTCAATCTATTAACGAAGTAGATCCAAACTTTAGCCTTGCTACAGTATTTAGTACAATTGATTTAAAAGACAAAATCAATTATAACTCAACTAACGACGAAGTATTTGCTGTTTTAGAAGGTGAAGTTGACGGTGCAATCGACCGTACTTTCAACATCTTAAACACTCGTATCAACAGATTCGGTGTTTCTCAACCTAATATCCAGCAATTAGCAACCAAAGGCCGTATCTTAGTTGAACTTCCTGGCATTAAAGATCCAGACCGTGTAAGAAAACTTCTTCAGGGTACTGCTCAACTAGAGTTCTGGGAAACTTGGGAATTTTCTGAAGTAGTTGCTTATTTTGCTCAAGCTAACCAAACATTAGCCCAAAAGAATGCTGCTAATAAAGTTTTAGAAAAAGTAGCTGAAGATAAAGCTGCCGAAATCGTTAATGAAGAAACTGCAGCTGAAACAGCTGCTGAGGTTGAAACAGCCACTGCTGATGCTGCTGAAGGTAATTCTTTAATGGACGAGATTGAATCAGATACAACAGCTATTGACGAAGAATTAGCTGCAAATCAGTTCTACGAAAACAATCCAATTTACGAATATCTACAGCCTAACTTCCAACAAGACCCTAATTCTGGTCAGGTTTATCCTGCCAAAGGTGCTAGTGTTGGTTATGCTTCAGTTAAAGATACTTCTCGTGTAAACGCCATGTTGAAAATGACAAAAAGCATTTTCCCAAATAATGTACGTTTCATGTGGACTATCAATCCAGTTGAAAAAGGTTCTGACATTCACCGATTGGTTGCTATTAAAGTAACATCTCGCGATGGAGAACCTGCTCTTGGTGGTGACGTAATTGTTGATGCTTCTCAAGACTTTAGTCCAACCGGACAAGTTGAAGTTTCAATGAGTATGAATGCTGAAGGTGCTTTAACATGGAAAAGATTAACTGGTGAAAATATTGGACGTCAGATTGCAATTGCGCTTGACGGATTTATTTATAGTTTCCCTAATGTTAATTCTGAAATCGCGGGTGGACGCTCTTCTATCTCTGGTGGTGGAATGACAGTAGATGAAGCACAGGATATTGCAAACATTCTTAAAGCTGGTAAATTACCTGCTCCTGCTCGTATTGTTCAGGAAGAAGTAGTAGGTCCTTCTTTAGGTCAAGAAGCTATTAGCTCGGGTCTTTGGTCATTCGTGATTGCCTTTATGCTTGTATTGGCTTATATGATTTTCTTTTATAGCAGAGCTGGTTGGGTAGCGGATTTAGCCCTAATCATTAATCTTCTATTCATCTTCGGGGTTTTGGCTTCTCTTGGAGCAGTATTAACACTTCCTGGTATTGCCGGTATTGTTCTAACAATTGGTATGGCTGTGGATGCGAACGTGATTATCTTCGAACGTATTAAAGAAGAGGTAAATCTTGGAAAAGGAATTCGTTTAGCTATCACAGATGGATATAAAAATGCTTATTCTGCGATCATTGATGGTAACGTAACCACATTGCTTACTGCTTTTGTTTTATATACATTTGGTTCTGGTCCTATTCAAGGTTTCGCAACCACTCTTATCATTGGTATCTTTGCGTCTTTATTCTCAGCAATCTTTATCACTCGAATTGTTTTTGCTAATTTATTAGATAAAAACCAAGTGGTTAAGTTCAGTACTAAAGCAACTAAAGACTTCCTTAAGAATACTAAGATTGACTTCTTAGCTAAAAGAAAAATTGCATATGTTATTTCTGGTATCTTAATTGTATTAAGTATTGGTTCATTAGGAGTACGTGGATTAAGTTATGGTGTTGATTTTGCTGGAGGTAGAACTTATATCGTGCGTTTCGACCAATCAGTAAACACAACTGACATTCGCGAATCTTTAGCTACAGAGTTTGAACAAACTCCAGAAGTTAAAACATTCGGTGCTGATAGCCAAGTTAAGATTACTACTCAATATTTAATTGATGATAACAGTGACAACGTTGATGAAATTATTCAGAACAAATTATATACAGCTTTAAAAGGATTTATTGGGCACGAAATTACATATGCACAATTTGCAGGTGATACTGATAGTGAACAAATGGTAGGTATTTTAAGTTCTCAAAAAGTAGGACCTACTATTGTTGATGAGATTATCCGTGGAGCATTCATGGCTATTATCTTCTCATTAATCATTATCTTCGGATATATTGCTATCAGATTTAAGAAATGGCAATATGGTCTAGGTGGTGTTGCTGCTCTTTTCCACGATACTATTATTACTTTAGGTATATTCTCTATGTTCTGGGGATTACTACCATTTAGTATGGAAATGGACCAAGCATTCATCGCGGCGATTCTTACTATCATTGGTTACTCAATTAACGATACCGTAATTATCTTTGACCGTATTCGTGAGTTCGTTGGACTACACAAAAAGACTCCTCTCAAAGATAATATTAACGATGCCTTGAATAGTACTTTAGCTCGTACCATTAATACTTCTGGTACTACATTATTAGTATTATTGGCTATCTTTATCTTTGGTGGTGAAATTATTAGAGGATTTACCTTTGCTCTTCTTGTAGGGGTTCTAGTAGGTACATACTCTTCTCTTTTCACAGCTAGTCCTATCTCTTATGATTTATTAGGTGGAGATAAATTAATAGCAGAAAAAGATAGCAAAACGAAAAAATAA
- a CDS encoding tetratricopeptide repeat protein — protein MKRFYLLSLLSFFVLISPLWSQETKLDSLKMELLESDGEGKVEVLMALGEVTFRKENVSSQDYYSKAFRLSKIPSSQIDCLVNLINLSYFLKQGDSINYFIDRALDISREMNDTLLMVRFNVEKAYSFDAKGDYIAAKKYNQKSLELYLLFMKNPANVDKLDPYKYALICNNLGAAYTNLGIYDSAFYYMLISLQEKEKLNVDPRRLGIGFVNLGGICNRKEDYAAAIEYVNKGLEFSNRAKDSLMYIRGYNHLGVSYKKTGDTVKALEYYHKSLELCDILGRSKSTATVLVNLGIIYTDLKQWEKSKEYMLRALAINKRMKDISGISNSFSNLAHHYLNNNENDSAIVYALKSLSFANATGEILTSSMNYKILKVAYSRKNDFEKAFEAQESYFLLHDSIYNAESDERFMELQTKYQTAETDKENLQLNYDLEVEKTQKQRLWWGMAALLLVFGFSAFLVRMKRKKDRLLHEKEQIVLKREKELAKAELEKSQLKEQELKMEIQYKSRQLTTHALNMMQKNTLMQEIQEELVAIAKKANHDNKPALNRIKMLIKKNLRSEKDWDLFKLYFEDVNKQFYEELAKISRDLTPNDLKLCALLKLNMNIKESASVMNIEPASVKTARYKLRKKLDLRPEDDLVEFIRKIG, from the coding sequence ATGAAGCGTTTTTATCTTTTGAGTTTGCTAAGTTTTTTTGTTCTGATTTCGCCACTTTGGTCTCAGGAAACAAAACTAGATAGTTTAAAAATGGAGCTTTTAGAAAGTGATGGGGAGGGCAAGGTTGAAGTCTTAATGGCATTAGGAGAAGTGACTTTTAGAAAAGAAAATGTCAGCTCACAAGATTATTATTCTAAGGCTTTTCGTTTGAGTAAAATACCCTCCTCGCAAATTGATTGTTTGGTGAACTTGATTAATTTATCTTATTTTTTAAAACAAGGAGATTCCATAAACTATTTTATTGATAGGGCTTTAGATATTAGTAGAGAAATGAATGATACTTTATTGATGGTGCGCTTTAATGTGGAAAAGGCTTATTCTTTTGACGCAAAAGGTGACTACATCGCAGCTAAGAAGTACAATCAAAAAAGCCTTGAGTTGTATCTTTTGTTCATGAAGAACCCTGCAAATGTCGATAAGTTAGATCCTTATAAGTATGCATTAATCTGTAATAATTTGGGTGCCGCTTATACCAATTTGGGGATTTATGATTCCGCATTTTATTATATGCTCATTTCGCTTCAAGAAAAAGAAAAACTAAATGTAGACCCTAGACGATTGGGAATAGGTTTTGTAAACCTTGGAGGAATTTGCAATAGAAAAGAGGACTATGCTGCAGCAATTGAATATGTGAATAAAGGATTGGAATTTTCAAATAGAGCTAAAGATTCGCTAATGTATATTCGAGGCTATAATCACCTTGGAGTGAGTTATAAAAAAACCGGAGATACAGTTAAAGCTCTTGAATATTATCATAAGTCATTAGAATTATGTGATATTTTGGGTAGATCAAAATCTACTGCTACAGTTTTGGTTAATTTGGGCATCATATACACAGACCTTAAACAATGGGAAAAGTCTAAGGAATATATGCTTAGAGCCCTAGCGATAAATAAAAGAATGAAGGATATTAGCGGAATTTCTAATTCTTTTAGCAATTTGGCTCACCATTATTTAAATAACAATGAAAATGATAGTGCTATTGTATATGCATTGAAAAGCCTATCTTTTGCTAATGCAACTGGTGAAATATTAACCTCTAGCATGAATTATAAAATCTTAAAAGTGGCTTATTCCAGAAAAAATGATTTTGAAAAAGCCTTTGAAGCACAGGAATCCTATTTCTTGTTGCACGATAGTATTTATAACGCAGAAAGTGATGAACGCTTTATGGAGCTTCAGACCAAATATCAAACAGCTGAAACTGATAAAGAGAATTTACAGCTCAATTACGACCTAGAAGTAGAAAAAACTCAAAAGCAGAGATTGTGGTGGGGGATGGCAGCTTTATTATTAGTTTTTGGATTCTCTGCTTTTTTAGTGAGGATGAAGCGCAAAAAAGATAGATTACTCCATGAAAAAGAACAAATAGTTTTAAAACGAGAAAAGGAATTGGCAAAAGCAGAATTAGAGAAAAGCCAATTAAAAGAACAGGAATTAAAAATGGAGATTCAGTATAAAAGCAGGCAGCTCACTACTCATGCATTGAATATGATGCAGAAAAACACTTTGATGCAAGAGATACAAGAAGAGTTAGTAGCGATAGCTAAAAAAGCTAATCATGATAATAAACCAGCATTGAACAGAATAAAAATGCTCATCAAGAAAAATCTACGCTCAGAAAAAGATTGGGATCTCTTTAAGCTCTATTTTGAGGATGTTAATAAGCAATTTTATGAGGAGTTGGCGAAAATCAGTAGGGACTTAACGCCCAACGATTTAAAACTTTGTGCCCTATTAAAGCTCAATATGAATATTAAGGAAAGTGCATCCGTAATGAATATAGAGCCTGCAAGTGTAAAAACAGCTCGCTATAAACTTCGTAAGAAATTGGATTTAAGACCGGAGGATGACCTAGTAGAGTTTATTCGAAAAATAGGATAA
- a CDS encoding tol-pal system YbgF family protein encodes MITKPIKYFFSILLLVAVFSSCQQSEYDQLSSQISDMEKQLFEEKAGIIDKKEAANMIQYYVKFVDTYPEDEKSAEYLFKAADISINVFHSQNTVKLFDRVIKEYPYYEKAPQALFLKAFTYENYLNKMDKAKESYKLFLSKYPDHSFANDAQVSLNNLGKSPEEIIKAFNESRQ; translated from the coding sequence ATGATTACGAAGCCTATCAAATATTTTTTCAGTATTCTTTTATTAGTTGCCGTTTTTAGTTCTTGTCAGCAAAGTGAATATGATCAATTATCCTCTCAAATCTCAGACATGGAAAAACAATTGTTTGAGGAAAAAGCAGGAATAATTGACAAAAAAGAAGCTGCCAACATGATTCAGTATTATGTGAAATTTGTAGATACGTATCCGGAAGATGAAAAAAGTGCTGAATATTTATTTAAAGCAGCTGATATTAGTATTAATGTTTTCCATTCTCAAAATACAGTGAAGCTATTTGATAGAGTTATCAAGGAATATCCTTATTATGAGAAGGCGCCACAAGCTTTATTTTTAAAAGCATTTACTTATGAGAACTATCTAAACAAGATGGATAAGGCTAAAGAAAGCTACAAATTGTTTTTAAGCAAATACCCAGACCACTCTTTTGCTAACGATGCTCAGGTTTCTTTAAATAATTTAGGAAAATCTCCAGAGGAAATCATCAAAGCTTTTAACGAAAGTAGGCAGTAG
- the dnaN gene encoding DNA polymerase III subunit beta, whose product MKFIVNSINLLKSVQALGGVLNSKNTLPILDNFLFELKGNTLAITASDLETIMTVDLELEMAEDDGQVAVPARLLIDMLKAFSNVPITFTIDSEHKIELAAGDGKYNLSGYNAEEFPKLPEMAEAVSVEMESSMMVSAINKTLFATGNDELRPVMAGVFCDMHDNDITFVATDAHKLVRYRRTNVEPGSQVSFILPKKPLNLLKNTLANDDSPVKVEYTEKNTIFTFDNVKLVCKLVDGRYPNYEAVIPKENPNVLTVDRMAFLNVIRRVSIFANKSTHQIRLKITGQELLLSAEDLDYSNAAQERLSCSYNGEDMDIGFNSRFLLEMLNNLDSTEISVHMSQPNRAGLIIPDSNDENEDILMLIMPVMLNN is encoded by the coding sequence ATGAAATTTATTGTCAACAGTATAAACTTGTTAAAGAGTGTTCAAGCTCTGGGTGGAGTGTTAAATTCTAAGAATACACTTCCTATTTTAGATAATTTCTTATTTGAATTAAAAGGAAATACCCTAGCCATAACAGCCAGTGATTTGGAAACCATCATGACTGTTGATTTGGAGTTAGAGATGGCAGAAGACGACGGACAAGTTGCGGTTCCAGCTCGTTTGCTTATCGATATGTTGAAAGCATTTTCAAATGTACCGATTACTTTTACTATAGATTCGGAGCACAAAATTGAACTAGCTGCTGGTGACGGTAAATATAATTTATCAGGATATAATGCAGAAGAATTTCCAAAACTTCCAGAAATGGCAGAGGCTGTTAGTGTAGAAATGGAATCTTCAATGATGGTGAGTGCTATCAATAAAACATTATTTGCGACTGGAAACGATGAACTTCGTCCGGTAATGGCAGGTGTTTTTTGCGACATGCACGATAATGACATTACTTTTGTAGCTACTGATGCTCACAAATTGGTAAGATACCGCAGAACAAATGTGGAACCAGGTTCTCAAGTAAGTTTCATACTTCCTAAGAAGCCTTTAAACTTATTAAAGAATACTTTGGCTAATGATGATTCACCAGTTAAAGTTGAATATACAGAGAAGAATACCATTTTTACTTTCGATAATGTGAAGTTGGTTTGTAAATTAGTGGATGGTAGATATCCAAACTACGAAGCCGTTATTCCTAAAGAAAATCCAAATGTATTAACAGTGGATAGAATGGCATTTTTAAATGTGATTCGTCGTGTGTCTATTTTCGCTAATAAATCTACTCATCAAATTCGCTTGAAAATCACTGGTCAGGAATTATTGCTTTCTGCCGAGGATTTAGATTATAGCAATGCTGCTCAAGAAAGATTAAGTTGTAGTTATAATGGAGAAGATATGGATATAGGATTCAATTCTCGTTTTCTTCTTGAAATGTTGAACAACCTAGACTCTACAGAAATTAGTGTTCATATGTCGCAGCCAAACAGAGCGGGTTTGATTATTCCAGATAGCAACGATGAAAACGAAGATATTTTAATGTTGATCATGCCAGTTATGTTGAATAACTAA